The proteins below are encoded in one region of Flavobacterium nackdongense:
- a CDS encoding alpha/beta hydrolase, with protein sequence MANKLPKNYKFEFKQDFEEVNIPSFDAKILNGLLFKTPNTKGLVFYLHGNAGSLDSWGSIAKNYTDLGYDIFILDYRGFGKSEGEIENQDQVYQDLTFAYNKLITKYDRNKVVIIGYSIGTGLATHLASLENPKKLILQAPYYNFIEFSSGRAPFVPDFLKKFKFETNKYIVKVKSPIYIFHGNKDQVISFDNSIRLKKLLKPNDKVYILDGEDHLGINENSDFQRKLKVILE encoded by the coding sequence ATGGCAAATAAACTGCCAAAAAATTATAAGTTTGAATTCAAACAGGATTTTGAAGAAGTAAATATTCCATCATTTGATGCTAAAATACTGAATGGTTTATTATTCAAAACACCAAATACTAAAGGCTTGGTTTTTTATCTTCACGGAAACGCAGGCTCTCTCGACAGCTGGGGTTCAATCGCCAAAAATTATACTGATTTAGGATATGATATTTTTATTTTGGATTATAGAGGTTTTGGAAAAAGCGAAGGAGAAATAGAAAATCAAGATCAAGTTTATCAAGATTTAACTTTTGCGTACAATAAATTAATAACAAAATATGATAGAAATAAAGTTGTGATAATTGGGTATTCGATTGGAACTGGATTAGCAACACATTTAGCATCATTAGAAAATCCTAAAAAGCTAATTTTACAAGCACCTTATTATAATTTTATTGAGTTTTCAAGTGGAAGAGCACCTTTTGTTCCAGATTTTTTGAAGAAATTCAAATTTGAAACTAATAAATATATCGTAAAAGTAAAATCACCCATTTATATTTTTCACGGAAATAAGGATCAAGTTATTTCTTTTGATAATTCAATTCGACTGAAAAAGCTTTTGAAACCAAATGATAAAGTTTATATTTTGGATGGTGAAGACCACCTGGGAATAAATGAAAATTCAGATTTCCAAAGAAAATTGAAAGTGATTTTGGAATAA
- a CDS encoding Cof-type HAD-IIB family hydrolase has protein sequence MKYKMLVVDMDDTLLTDDHELSIENKSMLLKAQEMGVYVVLASGRPTSAMIDYAKELQCDLNNSFMISFNGSTITDLKEDKILFEHSLTKEQIHSIYDFSQENDTHIITYLDGKIISETSSEYIDVESTITGLELVIVPSFKDAVTTSAVKCLLLEEPSYLKTVEPLLKNAMPDLSVCMSKPFFLEAAPKGVDKGAAVEILAKKLNIQPSEIIAIGNAGNDLSMVQYAGLGVWVDNVDAELRAFADVIVASNNDHGVAEVVRRFILE, from the coding sequence ATGAAATATAAAATGCTAGTGGTCGATATGGACGACACTTTGTTGACCGATGACCACGAATTATCAATCGAGAATAAATCAATGCTCTTGAAAGCCCAGGAAATGGGAGTTTATGTCGTATTGGCATCAGGAAGGCCTACATCGGCAATGATTGATTATGCCAAAGAATTGCAATGTGACCTCAATAATTCCTTTATGATTTCGTTCAATGGTTCTACAATTACAGACCTAAAAGAAGATAAAATCCTTTTCGAACATTCCTTGACCAAAGAACAAATTCATTCCATTTACGATTTCAGTCAGGAAAACGATACTCATATTATTACGTATTTAGATGGGAAAATTATCAGCGAAACGAGTTCAGAGTATATTGATGTCGAAAGTACTATCACTGGATTAGAATTGGTTATTGTTCCTAGTTTTAAGGATGCCGTAACAACTTCGGCAGTGAAATGCTTGTTGCTCGAAGAACCCAGTTATCTCAAAACTGTAGAACCTTTACTAAAAAATGCTATGCCCGATTTGAGTGTCTGTATGTCGAAACCCTTTTTCCTAGAAGCCGCACCAAAGGGTGTTGACAAAGGAGCAGCGGTCGAGATTCTTGCCAAAAAGCTCAATATTCAACCAAGCGAAATTATCGCAATTGGAAATGCAGGAAACGATTTATCAATGGTGCAATATGCCGGATTGGGCGTTTGGGTCGATAATGTCGATGCCGAATTAAGAGCTTTTGCTGATGTGATTGTTGCTTCCAATAATGACCACGGCGTGGCTGAGGTGGTGAGGAGGTTTATTTTGGAATAA
- a CDS encoding DUF2007 domain-containing protein — protein MGLMKVFSGSEILAVSLKSKIEAIGVETVIRDNNQSNVFPSMENTKAVELFIQETDFAKVNPVIEEFRLSI, from the coding sequence ATGGGATTAATGAAAGTGTTTTCGGGAAGTGAAATTTTGGCAGTTTCCCTTAAAAGTAAAATAGAAGCAATAGGAGTGGAAACCGTCATTAGAGACAACAATCAATCCAATGTATTTCCAAGTATGGAAAATACAAAAGCAGTCGAATTATTCATTCAAGAGACTGATTTTGCAAAAGTTAATCCTGTAATTGAGGAATTCAGGTTGAGTATTTAA